AATGACCAATAGCTAATAGATACAGTAATGGCAACACAACACTGTTGATGTTTGATATGCTAGATTGCCCAGAAAATCTTTGGAATTCTGTGTCAGCTGATCATTTCAATTTGTTTTAGCTCATGAAGAAGTACTTCTGGTGCATCCTTGAGTCTGTAATAAGTGAGAATGAAGACTGTTGTTGCTGCACCTCTTTACTCACAACACTGTAGACAAAAATGCCTGCTACAACACAATACTAAAACTGCAGTGCCTCCACATAGGCATAAGTAGAAGTTCCATAGTCATCTAGTGAAGCAACCCAatatttgctttgtgtgtgtttttaaacatttgtattACGCATCACTGGCTCACCAAAAATGCACTATATAATTTCCCCAAATGTGAAATTCAAATACTGAACAGTACCAGATGCTGACTAATAACATCAAACTGCCCACTCAAATTACACGTGGTAAacaatatataatgttacaatgacTGCAGGTCTCCAAAATATGTAACTTTGCATCTAAAAGGCAATAACACACTTATTTTTGATTCATTCCTGGCTGTGAATTTCGATTTACGTTGCTGCACTGCGACTACGAAATTGCATTCTGACCCACTAGAAAGAATCAAGAATGCtatttaaatcacatttacagCAATTTATTATCTTTGGAGCTGTACATCAGTACAATGTGTTATAAAAATGAAAGGGGGAAGCTGAAGCCTGTGGTTCATTTTCTGTAATACAGAGGAAGCTACCTTTAACATTGAAATATTGTtcttcatttaaatgtgttcatttaCATAAAAGCTAAAAGTATCAGATGGCCTAATGACTGGGAAGGAAGTGATTATAACGTCATTATGAACTAATTGacaacttattttaacactATCTTCACACAGGTTCGTCAGCAtaattaatgtaaataattcaGACAATAACAGCTATTACGTGTTTATCTGGTAAAGATAATTACAAAAGTCATGTGCCAATTAGTTGTTATGTCTACTTGTGTGGCGGAATTCATACCTGAATTACTGCTTCTGTTGTTTATGCAACTCATTTCTGGCTAAAATGTCAACCTTCTaccataaacacaacacatcagAGCGAGGCCCTGACTCCCGGCTGTCACTTTACTTCAACAGTGCTAAGTGCGTTAGCCACCGCAGCTAACCAGCCAGGCAAGCGTGCTATCATCTCTCTTGACAGGACAGTACAAGTTAAAGCTAGCTAATATCTCATGACAGCCGGTATACTATACTACAGGTACGCTTGGGCTCACTGTTAACAAGCTAATAAATGTGTGGACACTTTGCTAACTTAACCGGATAGCTAACTAGCTAGTGAAGACACTTTGCTAACTTAGCCGGATAACTAGCTAGCGTACAGCCCTTGTTTTTGACTGCTTACCCTCTCTGCTGCGGACTCGGTGGGGGTGACAGAGCCGACAGCGTGCAAAAACAACCCCATTTTGAGAGCCGACCATACGCCTCTCATTCCTCCAAAAAAGTTGCTACAGCTACGGCAAAACCATACGCACGCAAACACTGTTGTTCACAAACTGTGTCCGAGTATCCTCAACTATTCCTCGGCCCGTGTCGCGCTGAGAGGCCGCTGTATGCGCCGCCTCCTCTGCGTCCTGGACATTTCCACAAGGCACGGTGCTGGCGCAACCGGTTGCCGTCGGTGGCACTGGCTCATACAGCTGTTACACAAGCTGCTCCTCCAGCACGGGGACGGAGCCTCGGTCTGCTGGGTGTGGCGTGGTCACCTAGACCCGATCCATGTGCGCAACGTGAGGGGCGTTCAGTTGCGTGGATCGCCACTGGTTTTGCGGACTGGACAGCGATTGGACAGTCCGGGCCAGCTGGGGAAGAGGCTGACCAATCACTGATCGGTGCGTCTGTAGTGCATGGCCTTGTTGTCTTCCTGGGTTCATCTTCTCCAGGCTCTGGTTTGTGGGACCAGATCTCATCTGTACCCTTTATCCAAGTTATTAGTTTATAGTTGTGTTTTAATATACCGCATTCAATgtaaaagtgattaaaaaaaaagatgagagagagaaaaagttgcACATTgcactaaacatggagaagcaggtgtcagtttttatgctccacatatctggaacaaactcccagaaaactgcgGGTCTACTGCAACTCTGTtcttttaaacagctgtcttttattaaaccaaatttgaggcttttgattaatatcttacTGGACTGTGACTTAAACACccgttttatctgtcttattctactttatcttatttttattttctatttaactcttttaaaattgtacttacaactttttatattgtcttttgttgcttttacattttgtcttgatgcagtttatgttttatgtaaagcacattAAAATGCCTTCTTGTTGAAATAtgatatacaaataaacttgccttgccttactTGACACCAGTCATATTTGTATACTTAGTTCGATACAAGTTCACCACTCAGCTTATACTGTAATATCTTCTCACTTCAGACTGAAGCTTGGAAACAGTCCTAACACATGACAAGATCTGCTATTAcctttgaatgttttatttcaattactcatctttcataaaataaacagtaacagaCATCTcctatattaaaatgtttttaaacgGCCAGTACATTCAACTTGCTGAAGCCCATTTTTTTCACTCATCCCTAGTGGTATCTAGCCCTTGGTggaatttcatttcatttgtaaaactcaaCAGCAACCACCGACCTTACTGTGGAGAGTTTTCAGTtgaactactttctactgaagtaactgttttaagaaaaatgtttttttgtattatattgGGGTAGTGGCAGAAGTTTCAAAGGACAGATATCTAAAAACCTTTGCACAAACAATTAAAACTATCCAGAGGGCCAGATACCACTAGGactaagtgagaaaatattgaCTTTGTGAATTGGGAGAACCTTCTCatttaatctgtaaagtaaaaGCGCATTCAAGTCAAACAGGCGTGTCTAGCAGTAAAACATCCCTAAAGATGACAATTGTCAACATTCATCAACatcatgattatttttctataaaaccataaaatgtgTCATGGTGATTGGCAAATCATCACCAGTCCCTTTCACAAGGCTCCCTGTATGGTATGCCTAACAGACTAAACACTTCCTTCTCTGTAGGTGTGGGAAGTGGAGTGCCACCATGCACCTTCAAGCTACCTTGACGCACCACGCCTTCGTTAAGAGAGTGCTCAGATAAGctcatgttttttgtctttgccATGGCCCTCATTGAGCGGTTGAAGTGCGCCGACCCGGTGAAATACATGACGGCACAGGCAAACTCATTGTAGGGCACCACGATGACGTCCAGCCTGCGATGGCGGTGGCCTGGTCCTGGCAAGCGGCACACACCCATGTATTTTTTCTGATCTCCATTCTCCTCGTGGCTCACCAGGTCATCTGTCAGAAACCCTTAGAGAAAAAACAGTTGTTGTTCTGAGTATTTCTTTGAAAGAACACAAACCTCTGGATTACGTGAGAAAATCATTTCTTACTTAAATGTGATAGAGCTTACCACTGTCATGGAGGATCTGCAACACTTTGCTGAAAATGCCCTTGTGGGACTTTCCGTCAGGGTGAGATATAAGTACATCAACATCTCCACATGTGGCTTTTCCCCGGCGGTAGGAACCACATGCCATTGCCACCAGGCCCGGCTCTATGGCCAGAGCAGCATCCCTCACCTGCACATAcccagaaaaaataaatcaggtAAGACCTTTACCTTATTATATTACAAACTATAGGCTGTGTCGTCTATCTACAAGCACCTAGAAGAAGATACTCTGTCCTTCGTGATAAGGTAGATTCCCATTTCACTGATAGCCACTATTcttgttaaaggggacctattatggttttccttattttcagtcgtatatataatgttacattGTCGGATGTTTATATTAAAAGTGGccaatgtgtcaaataatgaggtaaacatatgtagaagtgaTCCCTGTAAGCAAAAAGCATCGGCTTCAGACTGATTCTGAATACTCTGTTTTCATCGTGTTTTGGGGGTATCATGCCAAGCCATGACTCAAGTTGTGCTGGCactctgtgagtgtttttccattacacagcaccgcaaagtaaaataagttgtttacctgatggaggtgtgctggtcgtctgcagctcttcatcaaacatcatcataacTGTGGCAGTTTCTGCTtatactattcctccctgcattatttctaagtgatccactgaacaaagagctccgaatatctccatatgttgttctGTCGCCCCGGTTTTCAGTGCCACCGACGAAGCTCCACATTTATTTCCTGTatattcttcacaataaaagtcccctgttatttagtcatttaaaagcttttaatatgaagcagtaaagcaggaaatgttggaaTTTCATCAGTGGCAACTGAACACGACTCTGAAACAGCTGCCCCTTGGtaggcttctggaaagctggccaatcagaacagagtgggcttatcGGGAGGGgtgccttaaagagacaggagctaaaactgcctgtttcagacagaggctgaactgaggggctgcataaagggccagtataagataaataaggagttttctgaactgtgaatcatgcaaagctactctagtggagtctcagaataaaaatatagagctggaaatgaccataatatgtcccctttaaagtttcttttttttaatacttagctcctcaaaaatgcaaaagcatactttttattttgtattttctcctcctgtgtCCCCCCTAATGGCAAACAAGTAGCCCTCTACCTGTTCCCAGCCAAATACTGGGAGGTAAGCTTGCTAAAGCATCACATATTATTTTGACAAGCCTGAGGGAGTACACATGCTTTAGTCATCTATCTCATGTGCACTTTCTATCTGGCAGCtttggaggaaaaagaaaatccaagTAATACTATATGCAAACAACTAGCGTAGTACTCAGCGCTCTGGAGTGAACAGGTATCTGGCTAACTTAAGATGCAGCAACTTTCAAGAGTTAGTTTTCCCCTCTGGGATGCTCCACTTTGTGAGAATACAGTCTGGTTTTCCCATTTTCAAGCAGCAAAGGAAAGCTGACACAAACTTTTTCCTACTTCAAGCCTTTTGCCTCCAGATTTCTGAGGGTCAGAGGAGGAATCTTTTTCAGATATCACACCTCTGAGTAAACCTGACTAAACACACTGAAGTTACATGTTGGTATTGAGACAAATGGGGGTGCATTACCACTTTCTCAATTGCTGCGGCTTCTTCTCTGGGCATTCTGTCAAGAAAGTCGTCGTAGTGCTTGAGTCCTATTTTCTGAGTGTTGTTCAGGTGGGCTTTTGTGCGGATGTCCTCCAAAGTGCGAAATCCCTAATAGACAAATAACAGTTTTAAGAAACGTAAAGAATATCTTTAGAATATCCAAGGTTTCACTCTAGacaatttttttattatctggCATATCATTTAGTATTAGTGTAGGTACAGGAGCTAAACAAGTTTTGCTAATTAACTAGCATCAAGACAAAAATGGCATCTGGGCCATATGTGGTGTTTGATATCATCCCTCAACCTGATATCCAGTGCAGGTTCTGAGTTCAGCAACTCATATCAAACACTCACATTAACATACCTGTAGTATTTTGAATGTGTGCATGCCTCACCTGTTGATACCATAACTGTGCAGTCTTAGCTCCTGCACCCCAGATGTTAGTAAAAAGCTCCAGTACTGGCACAGCATCTCCAATGTGATCTAACTTCCGCAGGTGACCACTTTCCATTATTTCATCAATTTTGTCGGCCATGCGTTTTCCAATCCCTGGGATCTGACAAGCCTCCTGAAAGCAATGAAAAATGTCTCCTGAAAAATGTTCTGATTAAAAAGGGAACATAAGACAAATAATCCCTGAAAAGAATCTGCATACTTTGTCATCCAAAATAGAGTACTTTCTGTACTATACACAATATTGAAACTACTGACAACATTATATGAAATGTATCTGCATTAAGTTACCTGATATGATGTAACAGGCTTGTGGTAGCTCTTCAGTGCGTTCACAGCCTTGGAGTAACTCAGTGCCCTCCACTTGTCTCCTTGGTGTGTGTAAGCCTTGGCCAGCACTTCTAGTTTGTCTGTGATGTGCTTGTTGAAGTTATTAGTTTTGGACTGAGAGGAATGGGCGCAGACCCACTTCCCTGAGACCGGCTTCTGAGCAGCAGAGTCTGGACCGGGATCGAGGCTGAGGCTAGGAGTCTCCTCTTTGTGTTGCTGGCCAGTGATGAGAGCTTCCAGGTCACTTTGAGAGACGCCGTCTTCTTCCCCTCGCACTTCCTCTTTGCTTTCTAGGACTGTCTGAAAGTAGGAAAACTATAATGACAATTCCAACATACACAGAGTTGGTGTTATGTGTTCAGGTTTAACTTTTTGTTCCTAACTGCTGTGCCTGTATAGAGAATGAACAGCTTGATAACTGACACAAGAAACCTGGTAATAATTGTGTTTTCTACACGTAAAGGCAACTTACCATGTGTACGGTTTCCTCTTGCTTGGTTTGATCAGACACTGGCTCTACAATAGTTTCTGCAACAGGCTTATCATTCAGCAAGTcttctttcatattttcatgttgtgttttagaGTCCCTAAGAGGAGAGAACATTTAAACATGGAATAATTGGTGACACTTAATTTTTGAATATATACCCACTTTTTCAATGTCAACagttttgtaaatatttgaactttAGGTGGTAAATGTGATGTATAGGTGAGAAGTAGTTACACTTTCACTGTACTGCAGTGCTGTCTTATCTCCCTTCCTCTATACCCTCAGTGCCTCTGACTTCAGGTACAGATCAAAgttgtgtcatctgcagaaaTTCTTGGATGACTCGGCTATTGTGGGCTGTAtcagtggaggagaggaggaggaatacAGGGGGGTGGTTGATAAATTTGTGAAGTGATGTGAGCTCAACCACCTACAGCTTAACATCACAAAGACTAAAGAGCTAGTCATGGACTTCAGGAAGCAGAGAATGCTGCCAACTCTTTTCTCAATCAGGGAGGCTGATGTTGAGGTGGTTAAGGATTACAAGTACCTGGGAGTATACATTGACAATAAACCGGACTGGTCTAGGAACACAGACACTGTGTTCAAAAAGGACCAGAGTTGACTCTTCCTACTGAGGAGGCTCAGGTCCTTCAACATCTGCAGGACCGTGATGTGCATGTTCTACCACTCAGTGGTGATGAGTGTCATCTTCTATGCGGCAGTGTGAAGCTGTGCAGCAGGGTGAAGGCAGCTGATGCCAATAGACTTAACAAGCTTATTAAGAAGGCTGGTTCTGTCCTGGGAGTCGAACTAGAGACTCTGGTGGATGTGTCTGGGAGGAGGATGCTGCAGAAACTTCTCAGGTGGTGGATCAGTTTAAATACTTGGGGTCAACTGCTCAAAGTAATGGGGAGTGCAGAAGAAGGTGAGGAAGAGAGTGCTGGCAGGGTACAGTGGGTGGAGAAGAGTGATTTGCAACAGAAGGGTACCAGCAAGAGTGAAAGGGAAGGTTTACAGGAGGGTAGTGAGACCAGCTATGTTGTATGGTTTGGAAGTGGTGGCACTGATGAAAagacaggaggcagagctggagGTGGCAGAGTTGAAGATTTTCATTGGGAGAGACGAGGATGGACAGGATAAGGAATGAGTATATTAGAGGAACAGCTCAGGTTGGACAGTTTGGAGACAAAGCGACAGGTGAGATTGAGATGGTTTGGACATGTGCGGAGGAGAGATGCTGGTTATATTGAGAGAAGGATGCTGAAAATGGAGCTGccaggcaagaggaaaagaggaagatccagaggacaggaagagatggaaacaaATGCTCCGCTGTGGTGACCCCTAACGGGAACAGCCAAAAGAAGAAGTTGACGTAGTGTTTTGATTTGACTATAAATGTCTTTCTCTACCACGTGTTTCTGTTGCATTGAGCATGTTAGTGGCACAAGGATTTCCTTCGGGATTAATAAATTTCTTTCTTATCTTAGCTTCTCTTCTCTGTACTGTGAgtgaaaacaacactgatggAGTGCATGCACTGACAGGTACAAGTCTATATCATAGACTGGAAACATCACGAGACATGTATACACATAACAACAGCTTTCAGACACTAGCATTCTACTTAAGCAATATTAAGTCATTAACCTCTTGGGTAAAAGAAGACTGTAGCTGGCTTCATCCAGCAGTTGTTTCTCACTGATGCACAAGCTCAACCAAGTGCATTTCACCAGTTGGACTCCAGAGGGCATGCAGTCCACCTTCAGTAATCGCAGAGCCCTGCCACTGTCCATGTTGTCATCTACCACAACGTGAGTGACACCGGGACACAGTGAACTCGCCGTCTGTCCTCCATTCTGATGGATCTGTCTTTGGAAGATCTGACATCTGGCATTTCCTATTCCAGCAGTCAGGATGTACACTGTGACACCATTAAAAGTGTTTCctaagacagaagaagagaacgAGTTATAAAGATCAAATGTGTTGCATCGTCTGGCTTCTACTTTGGTGTAATCAGTattgcacacacataaagtagCAACCTGTGatatcacattcatcaggtTTCT
The DNA window shown above is from Thunnus maccoyii chromosome 2, fThuMac1.1, whole genome shotgun sequence and carries:
- the poll gene encoding DNA polymerase lambda isoform X1; the encoded protein is MEPRHGIMKAFPKVKRARVLQGKEAPPLKKKPDECDITGNTFNGVTVYILTAGIGNARCQIFQRQIHQNGGQTASSLCPGVTHVVVDDNMDSGRALRLLKVDCMPSGVQLVKCTWLSLCISEKQLLDEASYSLLLPKRDSKTQHENMKEDLLNDKPVAETIVEPVSDQTKQEETVHMTVLESKEEVRGEEDGVSQSDLEALITGQQHKEETPSLSLDPGPDSAAQKPVSGKWVCAHSSQSKTNNFNKHITDKLEVLAKAYTHQGDKWRALSYSKAVNALKSYHKPVTSYQEACQIPGIGKRMADKIDEIMESGHLRKLDHIGDAVPVLELFTNIWGAGAKTAQLWYQQGFRTLEDIRTKAHLNNTQKIGLKHYDDFLDRMPREEAAAIEKVVRDAALAIEPGLVAMACGSYRRGKATCGDVDVLISHPDGKSHKGIFSKVLQILHDSGFLTDDLVSHEENGDQKKYMGVCRLPGPGHRHRRLDVIVVPYNEFACAVMYFTGSAHFNRSMRAMAKTKNMSLSEHSLNEGVVRQGSLKVHGGTPLPTPTEKEVFSLLGIPYREPCERDW
- the poll gene encoding DNA polymerase lambda isoform X2 — encoded protein: MEPRHGIMKAFPKVKRARVLQGKEAPPLKKKPDECDITGNTFNGVTVYILTAGIGNARCQIFQRQIHQNGGQTASSLCPGVTHVVVDDNMDSGRALRLLKVDCMPSGVQLVKCTWLSLCISEKQLLDEASYSLLLPKRDSKTQHENMKEDLLNDKPVAETIVEPVSDQTKQEETVHMFSYFQTVLESKEEVRGEEDGVSQSDLEALITGQQHKEETPSLSLDPGPDSAAQKPVSGKWVCAHSSQSKTNNFNKHITDKLEVLAKAYTHQGDKWRALSYSKAVNALKSYHKPVTSYQEACQIPGIGKRMADKIDEIMESGHLRKLDHIGDAVPVLELFTNIWGAGAKTAQLWYQQGFRTLEDIRTKAHLNNTQKIGLKHYDDFLDRMPREEAAAIEKVVRDAALAIEPGLVAMACGSYRRGKATCGDVDVLISHPDGKSHKGIFSKVLQILHDSGFLTDDLVSHEENGDQKKYMGVCRLPGPGHRHRRLDVIVVPYNEFACAVMYFTGSAHFNRSMRAMAKTKNMSLSEHSLNEGVVRQGSLKVHGGTPLPTPTEKEVFSLLGIPYREPCERDW
- the poll gene encoding DNA polymerase lambda isoform X3, producing the protein MKEDLLNDKPVAETIVEPVSDQTKQEETVHMFSYFQTVLESKEEVRGEEDGVSQSDLEALITGQQHKEETPSLSLDPGPDSAAQKPVSGKWVCAHSSQSKTNNFNKHITDKLEVLAKAYTHQGDKWRALSYSKAVNALKSYHKPVTSYQEACQIPGIGKRMADKIDEIMESGHLRKLDHIGDAVPVLELFTNIWGAGAKTAQLWYQQGFRTLEDIRTKAHLNNTQKIGLKHYDDFLDRMPREEAAAIEKVVRDAALAIEPGLVAMACGSYRRGKATCGDVDVLISHPDGKSHKGIFSKVLQILHDSGFLTDDLVSHEENGDQKKYMGVCRLPGPGHRHRRLDVIVVPYNEFACAVMYFTGSAHFNRSMRAMAKTKNMSLSEHSLNEGVVRQGSLKVHGGTPLPTPTEKEVFSLLGIPYREPCERDW